The Campylobacterota bacterium genome window below encodes:
- a CDS encoding metallophosphoesterase, with product MKRWAFPESRMSPDTLHSGAFLVADAHCAPWRTPFLDFLRALDAGKLQTPQLILMGDVFDLLFGPVEATCRLNADAVSLINRISEKIDVVYLEGNHDFALAEVFPKVRVFSRAQQPWIARYGEKTVALSHGDTRMGIGYELYTALIRSTRILKTLARIDRIGKGFIVRALEKAMRRKNHCREIEGFEPLIRRRLGGEEWTGIDVVIEGHFHQNRAFSLEGREYVNLAAFACNERYFSVQSSQNQPLLHEAVFRKEPL from the coding sequence ATGAAACGCTGGGCATTCCCAGAATCGCGTATGTCCCCTGATACCCTCCACTCCGGTGCGTTCCTCGTCGCAGACGCCCACTGCGCCCCGTGGCGCACCCCGTTTCTCGATTTTCTGCGCGCCCTGGATGCGGGGAAGCTGCAGACCCCCCAGCTGATTTTGATGGGCGATGTTTTCGACCTCCTCTTCGGCCCCGTCGAAGCAACCTGCCGTCTCAACGCCGATGCGGTGAGCCTCATTAACCGAATTTCCGAAAAAATCGACGTCGTCTACCTGGAAGGAAACCACGATTTCGCTTTGGCGGAAGTCTTCCCGAAAGTACGGGTGTTTTCCCGCGCTCAGCAGCCCTGGATCGCACGGTACGGCGAAAAAACCGTCGCACTTTCGCACGGCGATACGCGGATGGGGATCGGGTACGAACTCTACACCGCGCTGATCCGCTCCACCCGGATTCTCAAAACGCTCGCACGGATCGACCGCATCGGGAAAGGTTTCATCGTCCGCGCGCTGGAAAAAGCGATGCGGCGCAAAAACCACTGTAGGGAGATCGAAGGATTCGAACCGCTGATCCGCCGACGTCTTGGGGGAGAAGAATGGACCGGGATCGACGTCGTGATCGAGGGACATTTCCATCAAAACCGGGCGTTTTCCCTCGAGGGGAGAGAGTACGTCAACCTTGCGGCATTTGCTTGTAACGAAAGATACTTTAGTGTACAATCCTCGCAAAATCAGCCGCTATTGCACGAAGCAGTTTTTCGCAAGGAGCCCCTATGA
- a CDS encoding chemotaxis protein, translating to MGHGDILKVGSNEMELVDFRIFKREGDEIYEGIYGVNVAKVREIIRFPKLTELPGVPPFVEGIFDLRGVVIPVVNLAKWMGVESSEEMDKNARVIIAEFNNILIGFVVHEAKRIRRINWKDIEPASFVSNQGGLDGSKVTGVTRIEDDAVLLILDLEGVVQELGLYQPSSGTLEEGKYNFSGYVLLLDDSGTARRIIKDALEQMGFDVIEATDGEQGLRILEDMYEKHGESLSSKLRLIASDIEMPLMDGFHFAAKVKSDNRFKMIPIVFNSSISDHFSEIRGKEAGGEAYLVKFDSNLFYDEVARVVRAHIE from the coding sequence ATGGGACATGGAGATATCTTAAAAGTCGGCTCGAACGAGATGGAACTGGTCGACTTCCGTATATTCAAGCGTGAAGGCGATGAAATCTACGAAGGGATTTACGGGGTGAACGTCGCCAAAGTGCGCGAGATTATCCGTTTTCCCAAACTGACCGAGCTTCCCGGCGTTCCGCCTTTCGTTGAAGGGATTTTTGATTTGCGCGGCGTCGTGATCCCCGTCGTCAACCTCGCCAAATGGATGGGGGTCGAATCGTCTGAAGAGATGGACAAAAACGCCCGCGTGATCATCGCCGAATTCAACAACATCCTGATCGGATTCGTCGTCCACGAAGCCAAACGGATCCGCCGCATCAACTGGAAAGACATCGAACCCGCTTCGTTCGTCTCGAACCAGGGCGGTCTGGACGGATCGAAAGTGACGGGCGTTACCCGGATCGAGGACGATGCGGTACTGCTGATCCTCGATCTCGAAGGGGTCGTGCAGGAACTGGGGCTCTATCAGCCTTCCAGCGGGACGCTCGAAGAGGGAAAATACAACTTTTCGGGATACGTCCTGCTCCTCGACGACAGCGGCACGGCACGGCGCATCATCAAGGACGCGCTGGAACAGATGGGATTCGACGTCATCGAAGCGACCGACGGCGAGCAGGGGCTGAGAATCCTCGAAGATATGTACGAAAAACACGGAGAGTCGCTTTCGTCGAAACTCCGCCTGATCGCTTCGGACATCGAGATGCCGCTGATGGACGGCTTCCATTTCGCCGCCAAGGTGAAATCGGACAACCGGTTCAAAATGATCCCGATCGTGTTCAACTCCTCGATCAGCGACCATTTCAGCGAGATTCGCGGAAAAGAGGCCGGAGGGGAAGCCTATCTGGTCAAATTCGATTCCAATTTATTTTACGATGAAGTAGCCCGCGTCGTGCGTGCACATATTGAATAG
- the argC gene encoding N-acetyl-gamma-glutamyl-phosphate reductase: protein MSAINVGIIGVSGYTGLELVKMVIDHPVFHLAYCANTEGATTLGELHPALAGVCDLAVEKVDLDRAATACELVFLALPHKTAMQTAKGLLERGVKVVDLSADYRLSAENYEEFYCEHEDRDNLAHAVYSIPELHGRAAEGSRLVANPGCHVTATLLALAPFLRYIDLTAPVFVDSKTGVSGAGKSPTATVHYVSVNDNINCYNIIKHRHSTEIEQHASALCGDEVKVTFVPSLVPMTRGMLACVYATLKEECDPHAVMNEYYAARAFVRVRNAPPHTKMTAGTNFADVYAARHGNALVAMCAIDNLMRGASSQAVVNANIMMGLDETLGIPRIAYVP from the coding sequence TTGAGTGCCATTAACGTCGGGATCATCGGCGTCAGCGGATACACGGGGCTCGAACTCGTCAAAATGGTGATCGACCACCCGGTATTCCATCTGGCCTACTGCGCCAATACCGAAGGCGCGACGACTCTGGGCGAACTTCATCCGGCGCTTGCGGGCGTATGCGACCTTGCCGTCGAAAAGGTCGACCTTGACCGCGCCGCGACGGCATGCGAGCTGGTATTTCTCGCCCTGCCGCACAAAACGGCGATGCAGACCGCCAAAGGGCTGCTGGAAAGAGGGGTCAAGGTGGTCGATCTCTCCGCCGATTACCGGCTCAGCGCCGAAAATTACGAAGAGTTTTACTGTGAACACGAAGACCGCGACAATCTTGCGCATGCCGTCTACTCGATCCCCGAACTGCACGGCAGGGCGGCGGAAGGATCGCGCCTCGTGGCCAATCCCGGATGTCACGTGACGGCGACCCTTCTGGCCCTTGCCCCGTTTTTGCGTTACATCGACCTTACCGCTCCCGTGTTCGTCGATTCCAAAACCGGAGTCTCGGGTGCGGGGAAATCGCCCACTGCCACGGTCCATTACGTCAGCGTCAACGACAACATCAACTGCTACAACATCATCAAACACCGCCATTCGACCGAAATCGAGCAGCATGCTTCGGCTTTGTGCGGCGATGAGGTCAAAGTGACGTTCGTCCCTTCGCTGGTACCGATGACCCGCGGGATGCTCGCCTGCGTCTACGCGACGCTCAAAGAAGAGTGCGACCCGCATGCCGTAATGAACGAATATTACGCGGCCAGAGCGTTCGTGCGGGTACGCAACGCCCCCCCGCATACGAAGATGACGGCCGGAACCAATTTTGCCGACGTCTACGCCGCACGCCACGGCAACGCTCTGGTGGCGATGTGCGCCATCGACAACCTGATGCGCGGCGCCAGTTCCCAGGCCGTGGTCAACGCCAACATCATGATGGGGCTGGATGAAACGCTGGGCATTCCCAGAATCGCGTATGTCCCCTGA